TTTTTATACCATTATAGATAACATCTCTCGAAGGAAGTACGGCAGATTCAAGAATCGGAGAATAAGGGATATGTGAATCAAGAGCTGCAATTCTTCTTACAGGCCCATCCAGATATTGAAAACAAGTATCTGCTACTCTTGCAGCGATCTCCCCGCCAAATCCTCCGGTCAAAGTATCCTCGTGAACGATAATACATTTATTAGTTTTTTTAACAGACTTAAAAATCATTTCTTCATCAATGGGAATGATGGTTCGCAAATCAATTACTTCAACCGAATGCCCTTCATCCTCAAGTTTTTTTGCAGCAGTAACGCAATCCCATAAAGCTGCACCGTAAGAAATAACAGTTAAGTCGCTTCCTTCTTTTACTACTTTCGCTTTGCCAAAAGGAACCAAATAATTTTCGTTTGGTTCAGGAGTGATTGCATAACTTTGTCTATAAAGTCCTTTGTGCTCGCAAAATAAAACGGGGTCGTTAATTCGTATTGCAGTTTTGAGTAGTCCCTTTGCATCTGCGGCATTGGAAGGATAAGCAATAAAAATTCCCGGGACGTGTGCAAAAAACGATTCTATATTTTGACTATGATACAGCCCACCATGAATATATCCGCCAACAGCAACTCTCACAACAACAGGTGATATCCAATTATTATTAGAGCGGTAACGCATCGTAGCGGTCTCATCTCTTAGCTGCATAAATGCGGGCCAGATATAATCGCCAAATTGAATTTCGACGACAGGTTTTAAACCGGCAAGAGCCATCCCAGTTGCAACGCCTGCAATACTTGCTTCGGCAAGCGGAGAATTAAAAACTCTTTCATTACCAAACTTTGTTGATAAACCTTTAGTAGCGGTGAATACACCTCCCTTTCCATCAGCAATGTCTTCGCCAAAAACATAAATCTTATCATTTATTTCCATTTCTTCGCGAAGAGCATGATTTATAGCGTCAACCATAACAATTTTTTCGCCGCCTAGATCAGTCATTTCATATTCGAGAGACTCGCGCAAACCACTTTCGTCAAAAACAAATTTTGCAGCGTCTGCAGGATTCGGGTCTGCTTCTGCTAAGGCTTTATCTGCGGCTGCATTGACTTCTTCAGTAATTTCAAATTTAATTTTTTCAAGTTCATTAACAGAAAGTAATCCTTCCTTTATTAACCATTTTGAGAACTGATCAATCGGATCACGCTTTAATTCTTCATCAAGTTCTTTATGATCCCTGTATTTCTTTTGATCATCAGAAGAGGAATGAGACTGTAACCGAACAACATTCGCTTCTATTAATACAGGTCCATTTCCTTCATTAATATATTTTACAGCTTCCTGAACTTTCTCATAAGATTCAAAAAAGTTTGTCCCATCAAGGTTAATTCTTAAAAGATTGTGGTAGCCCGCCATCATTTCAGCTATAGAGTTATCCTTCCCCCCGCTTTGATTTTTTACCGGAACCGAGATAGCATATCCATTATTTTGAATCACAAACATTACAGGAAGTTTTTCGCGGCTTGCCCAGTTGATAGCTTCATGAAATTCGCCCTGACTTGTAGTGCCTTCACCGGAACTGACATAAGCAATATGAGGATTGCCTTTTTTTACAGAAGCAAGAGCTGCGCCAACAGCTTGAAGGAATTGTGTGCCGGTTGGGCTTGACTGCGATGGTAAATTTATTTTAGTGTGTCCCCAATGCGTTGGTAACTGCCTGCCGCCGCTTGCTGGATCGCTGGCTTTAGCAAAACATTGCAGGAAAAATTCATGAGGAGTAAGTCCAAATGTTAATACTAATCCAAGATCGCGGTAGTAAGGAAAAATCCAATCTATTTTATGATCGAGTGACAAGCCAACGGCTGTTTGGATAGCTTCGTGTCCGCTTCCTGAGATGTGAAAAAAAGTTTTACCCTGCCTAAGAAGGTTCATTGCTTTATTATCAATTGCACGACTTAAAAGCATTAATCTTAGTACACTAAGCAATTTTTCTGAAGTTAAATTCAATGGTAAGTTTTTTGTCAAACTTGATTTCACTTCATGGTTTTTATTATTATCGTTTATAGAAGATTTGTTTGATTCTAATTTTTTCAACTTGGTGATGTCTTTCTCATTCGACAATTTATTTTTAGACATTAAACTGTTACCTCATTAACATTTTCATTTTGAAAGTTATCAATATCTACATTTATTAATTTCTGGTATTCAAAAAATTGCTTGAAATTATTTAGAAGTTTTTCCTTAACAATTTTAATCTCGACTTCAACATTTAATTCTTTACTTAAAGATGTCACAGATTTTTCTTTTATTCCGCAAGGAATAATTCCGTTAAATAGAGACAAATCAGTATTTATATTAAAGGCAAAACCATGCATTGTTATCCATCTGCTTATTTTAATTCCGATTGCTGCAATTTTTCTATCATCAATCCAAACGCCGGTATATTTTGGGTTGCGTTTCGATTTCAAACCAAACTCATCACAAGTTCTGATGATAACTTCTTCAATACCGCGTAAATACTCGTGAGCATCTCTTTTCCAATTAACAAGATTAATAATCGGGTATCCAACAATTTGACCGGGTCCATGAAAAGTTATATCCCCTCCCCTATCAATCTCATAAACGGAAATATTATTCTCTTTAAGAAAATCCGGATCGCTTAAAAGATTTTTTTTATCAGCAACTTTACCAAGTGTGTAAGTGTTTGGATGTTCGAGAAGCAAAAGTACATCGGGAATTTTATTTTGATATCTTAATTCAAGTATTTTCTTCTGTAATTCCCATGCTTCCTGATAATCAATTATTCCGGCATCTATGTATAATATTTCTTTTTCAGAACTCATTAATTTTTAATAAATAGTTGTATTTGTAATTTTAAAGCCGAATAGTTTCAACTTCTAAAAGAGATAAACCTAAACTTTATCCATAACATGAACATTTGCTTGAACCTGAACTTGAACTCAATCAAATGTGTATTGCTTCACCATAAGCTTGAGCCGCTGCTTCCATAATAGATTCGGAAAGAGTTGGATGAGCGTGAATCGTTTTTATTATTGAGTGACCTGTTGCTTCAATTGATCGTGCAAGAGTCAGTTCAGCTATCATCTCCGTGGCTTCCGAGCCAATGATGTGTGCACCGAGCAATTCGCCATATTTTTCATCAAAAATTAGTTTAACAAATCCTTCCCGCTCCCCGATTGCAAATGCCTTCCCGCTTGCCATAAATGGAAACTTACCAACTTTAATTTCAAGACCATTCTCTCTTGCTTTTTTTTCAGTCAATCCAACACTTGCTATTTGAGGCTGACAGTATGTGCAGCCCGGAATATTATCATAATCAATATCTGGATTTGCAATTCCTTTTATTCCTTCCACACAGTGAATACCTTCCGCCGAAGCAACATGTGCAAGCCATGGGGGTCCAATTACATCACCAATTGCATAGATGCCTGGAACATTAGTTTCATAAGTGGATTTATTCACTTTGATGTGATTCTTAAAAAGTTCAATACCTAATTTTTCAAGTCCGAATCCCTCAACATTCCCGGTAACACCGATAGCGCTTAATACTTTCTCCGCAGAAAGTTCTTTTAATTCACCATTAACTTTAACTTTTACATTAACTCGATTGCCCGTAACCTCAGCTTTTTCAACAACGGCTTTTGTAAAAATCTCTACCCCCCGTTTACGAAAATTCTTTTCTAATGTTTGTGATACTTCGATATCTTCAATTGGCAAAATATTATCAAGCATTTCGATGACTGTAACTTTTGTACCAAGCACTGAATAGAAATAAGCAAACTCGATTCCTATTGCACCGGCACCAACGACTATTAAATCTTTAGGAAGTTTCCCGAGTGACATTGCTTCGGTACTAGTAATGATATTTTTTTTATCAACAGGAATATTTGGAAGAAGTCGTGGTCTTGCACCGGTTGCAATTATTATATTAGAGGAAGTCAACGAATCGATTTTTTTGTTGGCAATATCAAAAACTTCAATTTGATGTTTAGACGTTAATTTACCATAACCTCTAATGCGATCTACTTTATTTTTTTTTATAAGCATTTCAACATTTTTTGTTATACGATCAGAGATGTCCCTGCTGCGTTTAATAATTTTATTGAAATCAAACTCAATTCCGCTGATCTTAATTCCAAAATCAGAAGAATGATTTTTCATATTATCAAAAAGCTCGGCATTTTTTAATAACGATTTTGTAGGAATACATCCCCAGTTCAAGCAAATTCCTCCAAGTTTTTCATTATCAATTACGACGGTTTTAAACCCTAATTGAGCAGCCCTTATTGCAGCAACATAACCACCTGGACCGCCACCAAGAATTGCGATATCACATTTGTTTGTCATATATTTTATTCTAAAAGAATTTTAATTTTATAAGCCAATATAAATAATCATGGCTTAATCAGAAAAATTAAGCGAAGGCAATGGTTTACCTTGAATTAGAATTTACTTATTGACACATTTAGTTAAAAATTAGTTGACACAATATTTATTTAACCACCAAATAAATCAGGAAATTATGTTAGTAAATTTAAATTCTGAAGAATTTTCTAATCAGATTAAAAATGATAATCATTCAATCATTATTGATGTTCGCACCAAAATGGAATATGAGCAAGGACATATTCCAAATGCAAAGTTGATTGATATTTATCTTTCAACATTTACAAGTGAAATTTTAGAACTCGATAAAAATAAATCTTACTATTTGTATTGCCGGAGCGGAAGTCGAAGTTACCATGCGGGATTATTCATGATTGAAAATGGTTTTACGAACGTTTTGAATCTCCGGAATGGAGTTCTCGATTGGCATGAACTCCTCGTAACTGAGTGACACTCAGACTTGTAAATCTCATTTTGTATTTTACTCAAGTTCATTTCAAATGTGATGACTCAGTAGTCTTGCTTTAATTTTTAGATAAAACAAATTCTCTCCAATTCTTTAGACAAACTATAGTCTGATCAACCGCTTGATCTTCCTTTGACTGATATACTCAATAATAGAAATAAACTATAGGATTATAATTATTATCAATAGATTTTATATTGCGTCTTGAAGTAATGGTGTTTATGTTCAACCCAGAAATTAAATCTACTTTACTTGACCCGCATTTAGCTTAACAATTTTACAAGTTTATTTATTTAGCATCGATTATTTGAAAAAGTATATGGTAACGATCAAATTACAAGTTTTTGAATTAGAAAGAAGAAGGAGGTGATTAAGAATATGTATTCGTATTGATTTACGGATATTCTGGCAGGGGATGATTTTAAAACAACTATTTTCTTAAACAAATCTTGAGAGGGATTTATCATGAGAAACATTCTCAATTTTTCTGTTCTTTCGTTATTATTTGCAACTATTCTCTTAACTCAGTTTGGGTGTCAGAAAGAAGAAGTTGTACAACCTGTAAATGAAGTGGATTCAAGTATTCTTGACAAACCTGCAAAA
Above is a window of Ignavibacteriales bacterium DNA encoding:
- a CDS encoding dehydrogenase E1 component subunit alpha/beta codes for the protein MSKNKLSNEKDITKLKKLESNKSSINDNNKNHEVKSSLTKNLPLNLTSEKLLSVLRLMLLSRAIDNKAMNLLRQGKTFFHISGSGHEAIQTAVGLSLDHKIDWIFPYYRDLGLVLTFGLTPHEFFLQCFAKASDPASGGRQLPTHWGHTKINLPSQSSPTGTQFLQAVGAALASVKKGNPHIAYVSSGEGTTSQGEFHEAINWASREKLPVMFVIQNNGYAISVPVKNQSGGKDNSIAEMMAGYHNLLRINLDGTNFFESYEKVQEAVKYINEGNGPVLIEANVVRLQSHSSSDDQKKYRDHKELDEELKRDPIDQFSKWLIKEGLLSVNELEKIKFEITEEVNAAADKALAEADPNPADAAKFVFDESGLRESLEYEMTDLGGEKIVMVDAINHALREEMEINDKIYVFGEDIADGKGGVFTATKGLSTKFGNERVFNSPLAEASIAGVATGMALAGLKPVVEIQFGDYIWPAFMQLRDETATMRYRSNNNWISPVVVRVAVGGYIHGGLYHSQNIESFFAHVPGIFIAYPSNAADAKGLLKTAIRINDPVLFCEHKGLYRQSYAITPEPNENYLVPFGKAKVVKEGSDLTVISYGAALWDCVTAAKKLEDEGHSVEVIDLRTIIPIDEEMIFKSVKKTNKCIIVHEDTLTGGFGGEIAARVADTCFQYLDGPVRRIAALDSHIPYSPILESAVLPSRDVIYNGIKSLLNF
- the lipB gene encoding lipoyl(octanoyl) transferase LipB; the protein is MSSEKEILYIDAGIIDYQEAWELQKKILELRYQNKIPDVLLLLEHPNTYTLGKVADKKNLLSDPDFLKENNISVYEIDRGGDITFHGPGQIVGYPIINLVNWKRDAHEYLRGIEEVIIRTCDEFGLKSKRNPKYTGVWIDDRKIAAIGIKISRWITMHGFAFNINTDLSLFNGIIPCGIKEKSVTSLSKELNVEVEIKIVKEKLLNNFKQFFEYQKLINVDIDNFQNENVNEVTV
- the lpdA gene encoding dihydrolipoyl dehydrogenase encodes the protein MTNKCDIAILGGGPGGYVAAIRAAQLGFKTVVIDNEKLGGICLNWGCIPTKSLLKNAELFDNMKNHSSDFGIKISGIEFDFNKIIKRSRDISDRITKNVEMLIKKNKVDRIRGYGKLTSKHQIEVFDIANKKIDSLTSSNIIIATGARPRLLPNIPVDKKNIITSTEAMSLGKLPKDLIVVGAGAIGIEFAYFYSVLGTKVTVIEMLDNILPIEDIEVSQTLEKNFRKRGVEIFTKAVVEKAEVTGNRVNVKVKVNGELKELSAEKVLSAIGVTGNVEGFGLEKLGIELFKNHIKVNKSTYETNVPGIYAIGDVIGPPWLAHVASAEGIHCVEGIKGIANPDIDYDNIPGCTYCQPQIASVGLTEKKARENGLEIKVGKFPFMASGKAFAIGEREGFVKLIFDEKYGELLGAHIIGSEATEMIAELTLARSIEATGHSIIKTIHAHPTLSESIMEAAAQAYGEAIHI
- a CDS encoding rhodanese-like domain-containing protein codes for the protein MLVNLNSEEFSNQIKNDNHSIIIDVRTKMEYEQGHIPNAKLIDIYLSTFTSEILELDKNKSYYLYCRSGSRSYHAGLFMIENGFTNVLNLRNGVLDWHELLVTE